The following proteins are encoded in a genomic region of Negativicutes bacterium:
- a CDS encoding phosphatidate cytidylyltransferase has product MFQRTVTICIWAPIFLAVVYLGSWPLRLLFIGLIMLGANEMKNMVEPAGIQVDLPAITLLSCAVFFSQPFSEMSLVWFFFGFLIFLFCKKVLLFPAFSLPSLAMNCFIAMYLIIPFWLACDLRFGEDGLAWILVIAVLTWSYDIFAYLGGYFFGKNHPFPEISPQKSVEGIIAGLLGSISSMIVAAFILDQSIPGFAIMGLFGGLTAQAGDLAESTIKREYGVKDSGRLLPGHGGVLDRFDSFLLVVFIVLIFKHFVL; this is encoded by the coding sequence TTGTTTCAAAGGACTGTCACAATTTGCATCTGGGCACCGATTTTTCTTGCTGTGGTTTATTTGGGATCCTGGCCGCTGCGCCTGCTGTTTATCGGCCTGATCATGCTGGGTGCCAATGAGATGAAGAATATGGTGGAGCCAGCGGGAATTCAGGTTGACCTGCCGGCCATCACCTTACTGAGCTGCGCCGTTTTTTTCTCACAGCCTTTTTCGGAGATGAGTTTGGTTTGGTTCTTTTTCGGCTTCCTGATCTTTTTATTTTGTAAAAAAGTTCTGCTCTTTCCCGCTTTTTCATTGCCGAGTCTGGCAATGAATTGTTTTATCGCAATGTATCTGATCATCCCGTTTTGGTTGGCCTGTGATCTGCGGTTCGGCGAGGATGGTTTGGCCTGGATTCTGGTGATTGCTGTTTTGACCTGGTCCTATGATATATTTGCCTATCTGGGGGGTTATTTCTTTGGTAAGAATCATCCTTTTCCAGAGATCAGCCCCCAAAAGAGTGTCGAGGGAATTATTGCCGGCTTGTTGGGCAGCATATCTTCTATGATTGTGGCTGCTTTTATTTTAGATCAGTCAATTCCTGGTTTTGCCATCATGGGTTTGTTCGGCGGTTTGACAGCGCAAGCCGGAGATCTGGCCGAATCCACGATCAAACGGGAGTATGGTGTCAAGGATTCCGGGAGATTGCTGCCGGGGCACGGCGGTGTGCTGGATCGTTTTGATTCCTTCCTGCTGGTTGTTTTTATAGTGCTGATTTTCAAACACTTTGTATTGTAA
- a CDS encoding 1-deoxy-D-xylulose-5-phosphate reductoisomerase, with product MRKITVLGSTGSIGTQTLSVIAACPERFCVVGLSANRNLALLRAQIHQFQPRIVAVSQTTDALLLRQEFPALQVVYGEAGLIELAQVPVDCLVAALIGFVGLQPILAALKVGQRVALANKEPIVAAGALLQATAAEHHAVIFPVDSEHSAIFQCLHGNPNEVEKVILTASGGPFYQKSRAELAAVTPTEAIQHPRWHMGKKLSVDSATLMNKGLEVIEARWLFNLKPEQLEIAIHPQSIVHAMVSYVDGSMFWHLGNPDMRMPIAYALSYPERICLPIPRLDWQTLSGLEFAEPDRERFPALQIARSALLGGGILPAVMSAANEVAVAAFLEEKISFLQIIPLVETILAQVRENLPATYDHIIASDNWARAQTRAAICSMTSEKKA from the coding sequence ATGCGTAAAATAACCGTTCTGGGTTCCACCGGTTCCATTGGTACGCAAACCCTGTCGGTGATTGCGGCCTGTCCCGAACGCTTCTGCGTCGTTGGTTTATCGGCCAACCGCAATCTGGCTTTGCTGCGGGCGCAGATCCATCAGTTTCAGCCGCGCATCGTCGCAGTCTCGCAAACCACAGATGCGCTGCTCTTACGGCAAGAGTTCCCCGCTTTACAGGTCGTTTACGGCGAAGCGGGGCTGATCGAATTAGCGCAAGTGCCGGTGGATTGCCTTGTGGCAGCACTGATTGGTTTTGTCGGTCTGCAGCCGATCCTGGCTGCGCTGAAGGTCGGTCAGAGAGTCGCTTTGGCGAACAAAGAACCGATTGTCGCGGCCGGCGCTTTATTGCAAGCCACGGCGGCAGAGCATCACGCTGTGATTTTTCCGGTTGACAGCGAGCATTCCGCGATCTTTCAATGTTTGCACGGCAATCCGAACGAAGTGGAGAAAGTCATCCTGACTGCTTCGGGCGGACCATTCTACCAAAAAAGCAGGGCAGAATTGGCCGCTGTTACCCCTACAGAGGCAATTCAGCATCCGCGCTGGCATATGGGAAAAAAACTGTCGGTCGATTCGGCTACTTTGATGAACAAGGGGTTGGAAGTGATTGAAGCGCGCTGGCTATTTAATCTGAAACCGGAGCAACTGGAGATCGCGATTCATCCGCAAAGCATCGTGCATGCCATGGTCAGCTATGTGGATGGTTCGATGTTTTGGCATCTGGGCAATCCCGATATGCGGATGCCGATTGCCTATGCTTTGTCTTATCCGGAGCGAATCTGTTTGCCAATTCCCAGACTGGATTGGCAGACACTTTCCGGCCTGGAATTTGCCGAACCGGATCGGGAGCGTTTTCCCGCCTTGCAGATTGCACGCAGCGCACTGCTGGGCGGCGGTATCCTGCCCGCGGTGATGAGCGCCGCCAATGAGGTGGCCGTGGCGGCATTTTTAGAAGAGAAGATTTCCTTTCTGCAGATCATTCCGCTGGTAGAAACGATTTTAGCGCAGGTAAGAGAAAATTTGCCGGCAACCTATGATCATATCATTGCTTCTGACAATTGGGCAAGAGCTCAAACCCGGGCTGCCATCTGCAGTATGACCTCAGAAAAGAAAGCATGA
- the rseP gene encoding RIP metalloprotease RseP: MIGLFVSIIVAILGFGLLVVIHESGHFLTARCFGIQADEFAVGMGPRIASVKRGKTRYALRAIPVGAFVMFADPEDDEEATAVNNDYLNAAAYKRGFISLAGPLFNFIFAALIFTLIAFFSGVASNQPVIAALLPGGAAEAAGMQIGDRLLSVDGKEVKLWSDVTALISPSGDKSILVEIERDGERLQFNLKPVLNSEGRGVIGISSGLEKFAVWKSLQAGVTSTLTFITETLAAFTQIFSRDGLNSLVGPIGIVSVTGQVAQTGFTNLVWFLAYLSINLGIVNLLPLPALDGGKTMIVLLEMIRGKKISAKLESRISIVGFVLIFSLIIFVSFRDIINLRG; encoded by the coding sequence ATGATCGGACTGTTCGTATCAATAATCGTGGCGATTCTTGGTTTTGGTTTGTTGGTTGTGATTCATGAATCGGGACATTTTCTGACAGCGCGCTGTTTTGGTATTCAGGCGGATGAATTTGCCGTCGGCATGGGACCCCGCATCGCTTCCGTCAAGAGAGGGAAGACCCGCTATGCGCTGCGGGCGATCCCGGTCGGCGCCTTTGTGATGTTTGCAGATCCGGAGGACGACGAAGAAGCAACAGCGGTCAACAACGATTATCTGAACGCAGCGGCGTATAAAAGAGGCTTTATTTCACTGGCCGGACCGCTGTTCAATTTCATCTTTGCCGCTTTGATTTTTACCTTGATCGCTTTCTTCTCCGGAGTCGCCAGCAATCAGCCGGTGATTGCTGCGCTCTTGCCGGGCGGGGCGGCGGAAGCGGCAGGGATGCAGATTGGAGACCGCCTGCTTTCTGTTGACGGGAAGGAAGTCAAATTATGGAGCGATGTTACCGCCCTGATCTCGCCTTCTGGCGATAAAAGTATTTTGGTGGAAATAGAACGGGATGGCGAGCGGCTGCAGTTTAACCTCAAACCGGTCCTGAACAGTGAGGGCAGAGGCGTCATCGGCATTTCCAGCGGTTTGGAAAAATTCGCTGTCTGGAAGAGTCTGCAGGCTGGTGTGACGAGTACGCTGACCTTTATCACAGAGACCCTGGCTGCCTTTACGCAGATTTTCTCTCGGGATGGTTTAAACAGTTTGGTTGGTCCGATTGGTATTGTTTCTGTGACCGGTCAGGTAGCGCAAACAGGTTTTACCAATCTTGTTTGGTTCCTTGCCTACCTTAGTATCAATCTGGGTATTGTCAATCTGCTGCCTTTGCCGGCTTTGGACGGCGGCAAAACGATGATCGTCTTATTAGAAATGATCCGCGGTAAAAAAATCAGCGCGAAACTGGAAAGCAGGATCAGCATCGTTGGTTTCGTCCTGATTTTTAGTTTGATTATTTTTGTTTCTTTCCGCGATATCATCAATTTACGCGGTTAA
- the ispG gene encoding flavodoxin-dependent (E)-4-hydroxy-3-methylbut-2-enyl-diphosphate synthase: MLRQQTRKIKIGSTQIGAGSPVLVQSMCDTDTRNIAATVAQIRELAAAGCEIVRVAVVDWEAAEAIGKIKAQTQLPLVADIHFDYRLALEAIRQGIDKLRINPGNIGSDERVKAVADAAKSQGIPIRIGVNGGSLERSILEKYRHPSAAALVESALQHVALLQKNAFEDIVLSLKASNVLDTVEAYRLVAKECDYPLHLGITEAGPPNTGIIRSSVGLGILLAEGLGDTIRVSLSGSPLEEVRVGWQILNNLDLRQRGARLISCPTCGRRKGDVYGIAAEVEKMLRSYQGPFLTVAVMGCEVNGPAEAREADIGLALGKEKALLFVHGEIKEILEPAQYLEHLAAAIQAYQPQSEAK, translated from the coding sequence ATGCTGCGGCAGCAAACCAGAAAAATAAAGATCGGCAGTACTCAGATCGGAGCAGGATCTCCCGTTCTGGTACAGTCCATGTGTGATACCGACACCAGAAATATAGCGGCTACGGTGGCCCAGATACGCGAATTGGCGGCGGCCGGTTGTGAAATCGTACGGGTCGCAGTGGTCGACTGGGAAGCAGCCGAAGCGATCGGAAAAATCAAAGCGCAAACCCAGCTGCCGCTGGTGGCGGACATTCATTTTGATTACCGGCTCGCTCTGGAGGCGATCCGGCAAGGGATCGATAAGCTCAGAATTAATCCGGGCAATATCGGCAGCGATGAGCGGGTGAAGGCAGTGGCCGATGCCGCCAAGAGCCAAGGGATTCCGATTCGGATCGGCGTGAACGGCGGATCGCTGGAACGCTCCATTCTGGAAAAATACCGGCATCCTTCGGCGGCTGCTTTGGTGGAGAGCGCCTTACAGCATGTCGCCTTGCTGCAGAAAAATGCTTTCGAGGATATTGTCCTCTCCCTGAAGGCTTCCAATGTGTTGGATACGGTGGAAGCGTATCGTTTGGTTGCAAAAGAATGTGATTATCCGCTGCATTTGGGGATCACCGAAGCAGGGCCACCCAATACGGGTATCATTCGCTCTTCCGTCGGGCTTGGTATCTTGCTGGCGGAGGGATTGGGTGACACCATCCGGGTTTCTTTATCCGGCAGCCCTTTGGAAGAAGTGCGGGTAGGCTGGCAGATTTTGAATAACCTCGATTTGCGTCAGCGCGGCGCTCGCCTGATATCCTGTCCGACCTGCGGCAGACGCAAAGGCGATGTCTATGGCATTGCGGCAGAGGTCGAAAAAATGCTGCGCAGTTATCAGGGACCTTTCTTAACCGTTGCCGTGATGGGGTGTGAAGTAAACGGTCCGGCGGAAGCGCGCGAAGCTGATATTGGCTTAGCCCTCGGAAAAGAGAAAGCTTTGCTGTTTGTGCATGGTGAAATCAAAGAGATACTCGAACCTGCTCAATATCTGGAGCATCTGGCAGCTGCAATACAAGCTTATCAGCCGCAAAGTGAAGCAAAATAA
- a CDS encoding ribosome maturation factor RimP codes for MKTPLERCKEIAEKIASELGYEIYQVQLLREMGHLILRITIDHPDQISHEDCEKFSKAIDPALDEADPIRSNYYLEVSSPGLERELRHDRDLQRFLGSLVKVICRKAVLEQKTLVGYLSAFEQDSITLEQNGNQVVIPRAAIKKIQLEIDWNR; via the coding sequence ATGAAAACACCTCTGGAACGATGCAAAGAAATCGCGGAAAAAATTGCTTCTGAACTTGGTTATGAAATTTATCAGGTGCAGCTGCTTAGAGAAATGGGTCATTTAATTCTACGTATTACCATTGATCACCCGGATCAGATCAGTCATGAAGATTGTGAGAAATTCAGCAAAGCCATTGATCCTGCCCTGGATGAGGCTGATCCCATTCGCAGCAATTACTACCTGGAGGTTTCTTCGCCGGGTTTGGAGCGTGAGCTGCGTCATGATCGCGATCTGCAGCGTTTTCTTGGGTCTCTGGTGAAAGTGATTTGCAGAAAAGCCGTGCTGGAGCAAAAAACACTGGTGGGTTATCTGTCGGCATTTGAACAGGATAGCATCACCCTGGAGCAGAATGGAAATCAGGTTGTCATCCCGCGGGCAGCGATCAAAAAAATCCAATTGGAAATTGATTGGAACAGATAG
- a CDS encoding YlxR family protein, protein MKQKKTPQRLCVGCQEMHEKRALIRIVRTPEGEILLDLKGKQSGRGVYLCPRSECFAQAVKAKRMQKALKSELSAELIARLQAQITEQEALATRLGLVSQPDLRLK, encoded by the coding sequence ATGAAGCAAAAGAAAACACCGCAGCGCCTGTGCGTAGGCTGCCAGGAGATGCATGAAAAACGTGCATTGATCCGCATTGTCAGAACTCCCGAAGGGGAGATCCTCTTGGACCTGAAGGGCAAACAGTCCGGCAGGGGTGTTTATCTTTGCCCGCGCTCAGAATGCTTTGCCCAGGCTGTCAAAGCAAAACGGATGCAAAAAGCCTTAAAATCAGAATTATCCGCCGAACTCATTGCGAGATTACAGGCCCAGATTACGGAGCAGGAAGCTTTGGCGACAAGGCTTGGTCTCGTTTCGCAACCTGACCTGAGATTAAAATAA